One genomic segment of Campylobacter concisus includes these proteins:
- a CDS encoding response regulator transcription factor yields the protein MKILLLEDDLGFQESVCEFLQTLDYEVTAVSDGQEACDLIEKNFYHLFILDIKVPGVNGHEVIKYIRSLNPSAPIMITTSLVDIGDMAIGYELGCNEYLKKPFELAELKFRVAELMRKYYGTDDKNIVKINDEFSFNLNKRALFKNGKMVDLSAKEVALVECLVSHLNSYVSMEELRDLVWNDKEIEGADIRMHVLKIRNKTTSDFITSKRRIGYKIDAQEL from the coding sequence TTGAAAATTTTGCTTTTAGAAGATGATTTAGGGTTTCAAGAGAGCGTCTGTGAGTTTTTGCAGACGCTTGATTATGAAGTTACAGCGGTGAGCGATGGCCAAGAAGCGTGTGATCTGATAGAGAAAAATTTCTATCATCTTTTTATACTTGATATAAAAGTGCCTGGCGTAAATGGACATGAGGTTATCAAGTATATAAGGAGTTTAAATCCAAGCGCTCCTATCATGATAACAACATCTTTAGTTGATATAGGCGATATGGCTATTGGCTATGAGCTTGGCTGTAACGAATACCTAAAAAAGCCATTTGAGCTTGCTGAGCTTAAATTTAGAGTTGCTGAGCTTATGAGAAAGTACTATGGCACTGATGATAAAAACATAGTAAAGATAAATGACGAGTTTAGCTTTAACCTAAACAAGCGTGCACTATTTAAAAACGGCAAAATGGTCGATCTTAGTGCAAAAGAAGTTGCACTTGTTGAGTGTCTAGTTTCACATCTAAATTCTTACGTCAGCATGGAAGAGTTAAGAGATCTTGTCTGGAATGATAAAGAGATAGAAGGCGCTGATATCAGAATGCACGTTTTAAAGATAAGAAACAAAACAACTAGTGACTTTATCACTTCAAAGAGGCGTATAGGCTACAAGATAGATGCACAAGAGCTTTAA
- the nrfD gene encoding NrfD/PsrC family molybdoenzyme membrane anchor subunit — protein sequence MNNMSGSLAQYSEIYWGWPIAVYLFLAGLSAGASIVAVLISKKYGKENYYFKAAALIAPLAIILGLALLVLDLGKPLSFYWILLLYNFDSVMSIGVALLLVYTPLSVIYVLGAFKNEIALLKISLFDMVANLASKLSSLLEILLFILGIGVGAYTGFLLSAAHKIALWNTSVLPVLFLVSGLSCAGAFTLLVGVLKDKVKRQNDIAHYLLKFDFFAIIAEFLLIVALFMVVKSASTSGAESVANALSVNSLGLMFYIGVIGFGMALPIILDLSVLKVHDFKREFAVINALFVICGVFLLRCYIVYAGQIFI from the coding sequence ATGAATAACATGTCAGGAAGCCTAGCTCAATACTCTGAAATTTACTGGGGCTGGCCGATAGCCGTTTATCTATTTTTAGCAGGACTTAGTGCGGGTGCTAGCATCGTTGCTGTGCTCATTTCAAAAAAATATGGCAAAGAGAACTACTACTTTAAAGCAGCCGCTCTTATCGCTCCATTAGCGATCATTCTTGGACTTGCTCTTTTGGTGCTTGATCTTGGCAAGCCGCTTAGCTTTTACTGGATACTTTTGCTTTACAACTTCGACTCAGTCATGTCAATAGGCGTTGCACTGCTTCTAGTTTATACGCCTCTTAGCGTTATATACGTGCTTGGCGCATTTAAAAATGAGATTGCATTGCTTAAAATTTCTCTTTTTGACATGGTTGCAAATTTAGCTAGCAAGCTTTCAAGCCTACTTGAAATTTTGCTTTTTATCCTAGGCATTGGCGTTGGTGCATATACAGGCTTTTTGCTAAGCGCAGCTCACAAGATCGCACTTTGGAATACATCAGTCTTGCCGGTATTATTTTTAGTATCAGGCTTGAGTTGTGCTGGTGCATTTACGTTACTTGTTGGCGTGCTAAAAGATAAGGTAAAAAGACAAAACGATATTGCACACTATTTATTAAAATTTGATTTTTTTGCGATTATTGCTGAGTTTTTGCTCATAGTTGCTCTATTTATGGTTGTAAAAAGCGCAAGCACAAGTGGAGCGGAGAGCGTAGCAAACGCACTTAGCGTAAATTCACTTGGGCTGATGTTTTATATTGGTGTCATAGGTTTTGGTATGGCTTTACCTATCATTTTAGACTTAAGCGTTTTAAAGGTGCATGATTTTAAACGTGAATTTGCTGTGATCAACGCATTATTCGTAATATGTGGCGTCTTTTTGCTAAGGTGTTACATTGTCTATGCGGGGCAAATTTTTATTTAA
- a CDS encoding 4Fe-4S dicluster domain-containing protein, which produces MKKYMMIHDENLCIGCQGCSVACRSANNVPRGLYRLQVHAKMSGTFPNLKTDFLRQSCVMCEDAPCVEVCPTGASFKTADGVTLLDHRICVSCKYCILACPYDARYVLPNGEIGKCTFCYESRLEEGKEPACVSVCPTNALTFGDVNDENSKISKKLKESKYYLPKAELNTKPSLAMIANTKGAHHE; this is translated from the coding sequence ATGAAAAAATATATGATGATACATGATGAAAATTTATGCATCGGCTGTCAAGGCTGCTCGGTAGCTTGCAGAAGTGCAAACAACGTACCAAGGGGGCTTTACCGCTTGCAGGTGCATGCAAAGATGAGTGGGACATTTCCAAATTTAAAGACTGACTTTTTGCGTCAAAGCTGTGTTATGTGCGAAGATGCACCTTGTGTTGAGGTTTGCCCAACTGGCGCTAGCTTTAAAACGGCTGATGGCGTAACGCTGCTTGATCATAGAATTTGCGTTAGTTGCAAATACTGCATCCTGGCCTGTCCATACGACGCTCGTTATGTCTTGCCAAATGGCGAAATAGGCAAATGCACATTTTGCTATGAGAGTAGGCTAGAAGAGGGCAAAGAGCCAGCTTGTGTTAGCGTCTGCCCTACAAATGCCCTAACTTTTGGCGACGTAAATGATGAAAACTCTAAAATTTCAAAGAAATTAAAAGAGAGTAAATACTACTTGCCAAAAGCGGAGCTAAATACAAAACCTTCACTTGCGATGATTGCAAATACAAAAGGAGCACACCATGAATAA